The following proteins come from a genomic window of Rutidosis leptorrhynchoides isolate AG116_Rl617_1_P2 chromosome 10, CSIRO_AGI_Rlap_v1, whole genome shotgun sequence:
- the LOC139870420 gene encoding uncharacterized protein — protein MATGRGASSEEQNNNDEFAARVEAEVAKQVKTIREEFEKRLIEPQGNGKKEFIYKEFRATKPPMYHGELDPLVSTRWISAIEGCFRTSECPPDKKTRITTSLLRDCAKDWLDGKIDTVGEEPFMSLSWGDFKKEFIEEFRAQTDLTRMREEIRVLRQGSMDLNTLRATFMSKAQFCPEYVNNERLLMQDFRKALNDELRGKISLGQVYSFAELFALAKGFEPYPWERINNVPSKRTVDSYGAPSKRTKSAIEGTSNVGKGTSNSSASRCFKFGERGHKFWECPASGDGDVVCFNCHGNGHRKVECPTLGTANVIRRR, from the coding sequence atggcgacgggaagaggTGCATCGAGTGAGGAGCAAAATAACAACGATGAGTTTGCGGCTAGAGTTGAAGCCGAGGTTGCAAAGCAAGTGAAAACGATTCGAGAAGAGTTCGAAAAAAGGCTTATCGAGCCTCAGGGTAACGGTAAAAAGGAGTTTATTTACAAGGAGTTTCGAGCAACTAAACCTCCTATGTATCATGGAGAACTGGATCCATTAGTGAGTACTCGTTGGATCTCGGCTATCGAAGGATGTTTTCGTACAAGTGAGTGTCCTCCGGACAAGAAAACGAGAAtcactactagtttgttgcgagattGTGCGAAAGactggttggatggtaaaattgatacggTCGGTGAAGAACCGTTCATGAGTTTGTCATGGGGCGATTTTAAGAAAGAATTCATTGAAGAATTTCGAGCGCAAACCGACTTGACAAGAATGCGTGAGGAGATACGCGTGTTgagacaagggtctatggacctaaatactctacGGGCTACCTTTATGTCTAAGGCGCAATTTTGCCCTGAGTACGTAAATAACGAAaggttgttgatgcaagatttccgtAAGGCTTTAAACGATGAGTTACGTGGGAAGATAAGTCTTGGGCAAGTGTACTCCTTTGCCGAGCTATTTGCCTTGGCTAAGGGTTTTGAGCCATATCCTTGGGAGCGGATCAATAATGTTCCGAGTAAGAGAACGGTTGACTCATATGGCGCTCCGAGTAAGAGAACTAAAAGCGCAATTGAAGGTACGAGTAATGTGGGGAAAGGAACATcgaattctagtgcgtctagatgtttcaAATTTGGCGAAAGAGGTCACAAGTTTTGGGAGTGCCCGGCATCGGGTGATGGCGATGTTGTGTGTTTTAATTGTCATGGAAATGGGCATCGCAAAGTGGAGTGTCCCACGCTAGGGACGGCGAACGTCATAAGGAGACGATGA